One Ensifer adhaerens genomic window, GAGTTGCTCTACCACGACTACCAAGCCGCAGGCGCCTTTGCGTCGGCGTCCATTCTGGCGCTCATCGCCGTCTTCACCATTATCGCCAAGGTGGCGCTGGAGCGCCGCGGGGCGGGCCGTGTCCGTCCGGCAGTCAATCCTGCGGAGAAAGCAGCATGAAGATCCGCCTTGAACACGTCGTCAAGACTTTCCAAACCTTCCGCGCCGTCAAGGACGTCTCCCTGGAGGTTGAAAGCGGCGAGCTTGTTGCGTTGCTCGGTCCGTCCGGTTCCGGCAAGACGACGATCCTGCGGATGGTCGCCGGCCTCGAATTTGCCGATGGCGGCCACATCTATTTCGGCGATCAGGATGCGACCGACATACCGGTGCGTGACCGAGGTGTCGGCTTCGTGTTCCAGCACTATGCGCTATTTCCGCACATGACCGTGGCTGAGAACATTGCCTTCGGCATGGACGTGTCGAAGGTCAAGCGCGAGAAGGCAGCGATCCAAGTGCGGGTGGCGGAACTCCTGCGGTTGGTACGCCTCGAAGGACTGGGTGACCGGTTTCCGGCGCAGATTTCCGGAGGGCAGCGCCAGCGCGTTGCCCTTGCCCGAGCCCTTGCGGTCGATCCGAAAGTGCTTCTGCTCGATGAACCTTTTGGGGCCCTGGATGCCAACGTCCGGCGCGAACTACGCCGATGGCTGCGCGAGATCCACACAACCCTCGGCATCACAACGCTGTTCGTCACCCACGACCAGGAAGAGGCTCTCGACCTTGCCGATCGTGTCGTGATCCTCAAGGATGGCCACATCGTTCAACAGGGAACGCCGGAGGCGGTTTGCCGCGACCCCAAGTCGGCATTTGTCATGAAGTTCCTGGGCGATGCCAACATGCTTGCCGCGGAGGTACGTGATGGCAAGGCCTATGCCGATGGCGCGGTCATTGATGCTTCGGGTTTGGCAGATGGCAAGGCTGAACTCTATGCCCGTCCGGGTGATCTCGACTGGGCGCCGGAGGGGAGCGGCATCGCAGCCACCATCGGCCGGGTCATGGACAGGCCTGGCGGTCGCCGCGTGATTGCGGCCACCCGGGACGGCGTTCATCTGGAACTCGATCTGGAACCGGAACGCACCGTCAAATCCGGCGACGATGGATTTGTGACGCTCCGCCGTGCGAAGGTCTTTCCCGTCTAGTCGGTTGAAGCCAAGCGTCGTCGCTATGCTATCGACGGCTGCCAGTGAGCACTTTGCAGACAGTCTCCCGGATCGTGGTCGAGGTTCTCCGCCGCGAGCAATTGCTCCCTCTAAGCCCAACACGCGCCTTGTTCTCGGCCAAGGGCCCATCCTACCCGGTTGGGCCTAAGCTTTGTACGGCATCTCCACGACCACGAGCTATGCACGCGGGGCTCACGCGCCCGAACGATCCCTCACTCCGCCGCTGACCGCTGAGGCAGCACCCAGTTCGGGCGCGGGAAATGGCAGGTGTAGCCGTTGGGATAGCGCTCAAGGTAATCCTGGTGCTCCGGCTCGGCCTCCCAGAAGTCTCCCACTGGCTCCACTTCGGTCACGACCTTGCCTGGCCACAGGCCTGATGCTTCCACGTCCGCGATGGTCTCTTCGGCAATACGCTTCTGCTCGTCGTCGACGTAATAGATTGCCGACCGATAGGACATGCCGATGTCATTGCCCTGGCGGTTCTTCGTCGTCGGGTCATGAATCTGGAAGAAAATCTCCAGAATCCGCCTGTAGCTGGTTCTCTCGGGATCGAAGAGGATCTCGATGCCCTCGGCATGGGTGCCGTGGTTGCGGTAGGTCGCGTTGGGTACGTCGCCACCGGTGTAGCCGACACGCGTATCCGTGACGCCCGGAAGCCTGCGGATCAGGTCTTGCATCCCCCAGAAACAGCCACCGGCCAGAACAGCTCTCTTGGTCATCCAGAATTCCTCGATTGGTAAATACGCCTTGGTCTCATCTCCGCTCACGGGGAACGAACCGCCGGCGATGGAACTGTAATATAGGAACTCGTTTGGCTGAGATCAGGAGGCCGTGGGGCGAATTCCGGCTGAAGACCGGGAAATAAGGGCAGACTATGCCTGGGCCTAGAGGCGTGAGGCGCTGGGCCCCACGCGTCCGGGGCTGTCGCGGTGCAATGTTACAATGTTACAATGCTCCCGGCGTGAGCGGCTCCTTGAGCCGTGTCAGCAGCGTTACCACTTCAGCCTGCAGGTCCAGGCAGACTTGCTGATGTTCGGAGACTTGCTTTTCCCGGCGCGGGAGTTCCCGCAACAGGTTGTCGAGCGTCATCGACTCGCGCGCATAGGCCTCGAAAAGGTCGTAGAGCTGCTGGTTCTTTGTCATGCGCAAGAGTTCGCGATGCCGTGGAAGCACCAACGCAAGGCGAGCCCGGCCGAGTTGCACCAAACCCATATCGTCATCTACCCTCTGCTCTGACCTGTGATCTGTGCGATCGAAGGGCCCTCGTGCGGTCCAGCGTCCGAAAGCACCGGTGGAACAGGAAACGCTGCAAAACGATCACGGTTCCCGTTGGGATGTGCAGGCCGTGCGAGGGAGAGAGTTGAGGTTGGTGGAGCCGGCGACGCGCGTCAGGTCTGACCGCTGCGGGCATCCAAGGGCAGGCGGAGCGCGTCACCATCGCTGCGACGCAAGACGAAACTGTCAAAATTGGCGATCGAGGCGCAGGAGTGGTTGGGGAACACGCGCACGCGGCTGCCGAGCGGCAGGGGATGCCCTGAGAAGGGAACGAAACCATGCTCTTCGGACAAGCGTTCGAGCGTCCACATTCTGGTTTCGTCGTCGCCTTCGGCGCTGACGACAGTGCCGAACCCTGCGCCGCCCATGCCATGTGCGCCGCGATCGGAGCTCATCGATTTCGAACCGGCGTCGATGATGAAGTGCGTGTCGTTGGACGCAACCACGCGGGCGACGACGCAAAGCGCGAGGTCGTCGGCGGTACAGATACCAAGCCTAAGGGCGGTGCCGTCCAGGAAGACGTAGTTGCCGGGTCGGATGCAATCGACCTCCCGGGGCAGCGGCGCACCGAGGCAGGTTGGCGTCGCGCCGACGG contains:
- a CDS encoding sulfate/molybdate ABC transporter ATP-binding protein, giving the protein MKIRLEHVVKTFQTFRAVKDVSLEVESGELVALLGPSGSGKTTILRMVAGLEFADGGHIYFGDQDATDIPVRDRGVGFVFQHYALFPHMTVAENIAFGMDVSKVKREKAAIQVRVAELLRLVRLEGLGDRFPAQISGGQRQRVALARALAVDPKVLLLDEPFGALDANVRRELRRWLREIHTTLGITTLFVTHDQEEALDLADRVVILKDGHIVQQGTPEAVCRDPKSAFVMKFLGDANMLAAEVRDGKAYADGAVIDASGLADGKAELYARPGDLDWAPEGSGIAATIGRVMDRPGGRRVIAATRDGVHLELDLEPERTVKSGDDGFVTLRRAKVFPV
- the msrA gene encoding peptide-methionine (S)-S-oxide reductase MsrA, which gives rise to MTKRAVLAGGCFWGMQDLIRRLPGVTDTRVGYTGGDVPNATYRNHGTHAEGIEILFDPERTSYRRILEIFFQIHDPTTKNRQGNDIGMSYRSAIYYVDDEQKRIAEETIADVEASGLWPGKVVTEVEPVGDFWEAEPEHQDYLERYPNGYTCHFPRPNWVLPQRSAAE